AGGTGGGCCACGAGGCCCTCGACCTCGGCCTTGATCTCGGGGGTGTCGGGGGCGCCGGCGCACAGGATGACCTGGACGTCCGCGGGCAGCTGCTCGCAGGCGCGCAGCAGGTGCGGCAGGCCCTTCTGCCGGGTGATGCGTCCGACGAAGACGATGGTGGGGCGGTCGGGGTCGATGCCCAGGCGCTTGAGGGTGGTGGCGGCCTGGGCGTCGGCCTCCTGGCCCTGGGGGTGCTTCCATGCCTCGAGGTCGATGCCGTTGTGGACGACCTTGACGCGCTCGGAGTCGATAGCTGGGTAGCAGCGCAGGATGTCCTCGCGCATGCCGTTGGAGACCGCGATGATCCCGGAGGCGGACTCGTAGGCGGTCTTCTCCGCCCAGGAGGACAGGGCGTAGCCGCCGCCGAGCTGCTCGGCCTTCCAGGGACGCAGGGGCTCCAGGGAGTGGGCGCTGATGACGTGGGGGACGCCGTGAAGCAGCCCGGCCAGGTGCCCGGCGAGGTTGGCGTACCAGGTGTGGGAGTGGACGAGGTCGGTTCCCTCGGTGCCCTGGGCCATCTCCAGGTCGACTCCGAAGGTGCGCAGAGCGGCGTTGGCGCCGTCGAGCTCGGCGATCTCGGGGTAGCCGGTGACGCCGTCATCGGCGCCCTCGGTGCCGGGCTCGCGGGGGCCGCCGAAGGCGTGGACGCGCACGTCGGCCAGGGGGCGCAGGACCTTGGCGAGCTCGTTGACGTGGACTCCGGCGCCGCCGTAGATGAAGGGTGGGTACTCCTTGGTCAGCAGGTCGACCCTCATGGGTGTGCCTCTCCTCTGTCTGATGGATGGACTGACCGCGCCTTCCTCGGCGCAGGACGGGCGCCTGCGGTGGGGCGGGCGCCACACCCGACGTTATACGCACACGGGGCCCGGTGGGATCGTTCAGCGCCGGTGGTTTCCACCGACTCTGCTCAGAGGGGCCGGCGGCATCCGCTCCGCAGTGGAGGCGGGGCGACTCGCACGTGAGGAGTCGGGGACCGGATCAGGACGAGTCGCCCGGTGCTCGATCGTCCTGAACGACGCCTCAGGCAAGGATTCGGCGGAGAACCTACCCGGAATGTGACCCATTTGGCCCCGCAGGTCCCTCGAGCAACGTAAGGTGGGCCACATGGCTCAACCTCGTGTTCTCGCAATCGTCCTCGCTGGTGGCGAGGGCAAGCGCCTCATGCCCCTGACCGTCGATCGCGCCAAACCGGCCGTGCCCTTCGGCGGCATCTACCGCCTCATCGACTTCTCCCTGTCCAACATGATCAACTCCGGCTTCCTCAAGGTCGTGGTGCTCACCCAGTACAAGTCCCACTCGCTGGACCGTCACATCTCCAAGACGTGGCGCATGTCTGACATGCTGGGCAACTACATCGCGCCGGTGCCGGCCCAGCAGCGCGTGGGCAAGCACTGGTTCCTGGGAAGCGCCGACGCGATCTACCAGTCCCTCAACCTGCTCGACGACGAGCGGCCGGACTACGTGGTCATCACCGGTGCGGACAACATCTACCGCATGGACTTCTCCCAGATGCTGGACCACCACATCGCCTCTGGCCTGCCCTGCACCGTCGCGGGCATCCGTCAGCCCCGGTCCCTGGCGGACCAGTTCGGCGTCATCGAGACCGACCCGTCCGACCGCGGCAGGATCAAGGCCTTCGTGGAGAAGCCCAAGGAGACCCCCGGTCTGCCGGACTCCCCCGACGAGGTCCTGGCCTCGATGGGCAACTACATCATGAACGCCGACGCCCTCCTGGAGGCCGTGACGGTAGACGCCGCCGATGAGACCTCCAAGCACGACATGGGCGGCAGCATCGTGCCCTGGTTCGTCAACCAGGGGGCGGCCGGCGTCTACGACTTCAAGGACAACGACGTCCCGGGCTCCTCCGAGCGCGACCGTGACTACTGGCGCGACGTGGGTACCGTGGACGCCTTCTTCGAGGCGCACCAGGACCTCATCTCGGTGACCCCCGTGTTCAACCTGTACAACGACCGCTGGCCGCTGTTCGCCGGCTACCAGGCCGCGATGCCTCCGGCCAAGTTCGTCTACGGCCACCACGAGCGCCTGGGGCACGCGGTCGACTCGATCGTCTCACCGGGCGTCATCGTCTCCGGTGGTGAGGTGATCTCCTCGGTCCTGTCCCCCGGTGTGCGCGTCAACTCCTGGTCCTCGGTGCGCGAGTCCGTCATCATGGACGGGGCCGAGGTGGGCCGTAACACCGTGGTCAACCACGCGATCCTGGACAAGTACGTCAAGGTCGAGGAGGGCGCCATGGTGGGGATCGACCCCGAGCACGACCGCGAGCGGGGCTTCACCGTGACCGAGTCCGGCATCACGGTGGTGGCCAAGGGACAGATCGTCACCCGCTGACCGCAGGCTCACCGCCTTTGCAGTGCGCGCCGTCGCCCGAGCCTCCGGGCGGCGGCGCGGCCGTCTTCGTCTGCCGGCTCGCCCACTAGCATGGAGCCATGAGTGACACCTCTCGACACCGTGCCGGCGACTCCGCGGAGCTCAGTGGGGCGCTGAGCGAGGGCCCCTTAGTGACTGAGGGCCCCGGCCTGCTGGTCATGGACGTGGACTCCACCCTCATCGAGCAGGAGGTCATCGAGCTCATCGCCGAGCGCGCTGGGACCCGTGAGCTGGTCGCTGAGGTCACGGCCCGGGCGATGCGAGGGGAGCTGGACTTCGCGGCCTCCCTGCGTGAGCGGGTGGCGACTCTGGCCGGAGTCCCCCAGGGGGTCTTCGAGGAGGTCCTGGCCGAGGTGCGCCCCACTCAGGGGGCGGCCGAGCTCATTGAGACGCTGCACGCGCGCGGCTGCAGGGTGGGGGTCGTCTCGGGCGGTTTCGAGGAGGTCGTGGTGCCTCTGGCCGAGCGGCTGGGCATCGACCACGTGGCGGCTAACCGCCTGGAGGTGGAGGAGGGCCGTCTCACCGGTCGGGTTCTGGGGCGGATCGTGGACCGTCAGGAGAAGGTCCGCTGTCTGCTCACCTGGGCCCGGCAGGACGGTGTGCCCATGGAGCGCACCATCGCAGTGGGTGACGGGGCCAACGACCTGGGGATGCTGGAGGCCGCGGGGCTGGGGGTGGCGTTCTGCGCCAAGCCGGTGGTCGTGGAGCAGGCCGATGCTGCCATCCACGCGCGTGACCTGCGTGCCGTCCTGCAGCTGATCGGGGGTTGACCGGCTGCGGTTTCGGGGAGGTCCGGCCTCAGTCGCGCTTGCGGGCGGTGAAGATCTCCCGGATGCGGGCGCCCTTGGGCTCCAGGTCCGCCCAGGTGCCGGGGACGTCGATGATGACGGCGGTGGCCGTGGGCACCCCGAAGGAGATCTGGGAGGCAAGGTCGTCGTCGGTGTCGTGGAGGATGTGGGCGAGCACGGAGATCGTGGGCTCGTGGCCGACGACGACGACCGTTCTGGCGTCAGCACCGTCCTCGGCCAGGACCTTGAGGATGCCGTTGGGGCCCAGGTTGTAGATCTCCTCGCGCACGAGGGTGTCGGTGGGCTCGAGGCGGTCGCGGATGGGGCGGGCGGTCTCGCGGGCCCGGGCCGCCGGGGAGACCAGGAGCAGGTCGGTGGTCTCCAGGCGCTTGCGCAGCTCTTTGGCCAGCAGGCCGGCCAGGGCGGTGCCCTTGGGGGTCAGAGGACGTTCCAGGTCGGTGACGGCGTCGTGAGAGGCCTTGGAGTGTCGGACGAGCACGAGCCGGCGCATGGGATCCGTTGTCACGTCTCTACCTTACGGCACCGCGGCGCTGCCCGGATACGGTCCCGACGACGTCTCGCGCCCCGCCGTGCGCCTAGCGCCCCATGCCCAGGCCGCCGTCGACGCCGAGGATCGCACCAGTGACGTAGGCGGCCGCGGGTGAGGCCAGGAAGAGGACGGGGCCGGCGATGTCGGTGACGTCGGCGAAGCGCCCCAGGGGGATCTGCTCGAGGTAGGCGGTGCGGATGTGGTCGGGCAGGGAGGCGGTCATCGCCGTGGTGACGAAGCCGGGGGCGACGGCGTTGACGGTGATGCCGCGCGGTGCGAGCTCGCGGGCCAGGGAGCGGGTCAGCCCCTCCACACCGCCCTTGGCGGCGCCGTAGGCCGACAGGCCCACGCCTCCGCGTGCGGCGATGGCCGAGGAGACCAGGACGATGCGCCCCTTGCGGGCCCGCATCATGGCTGGTGTCACGGCGCGCACGGTGTTGAAGGTGCCGGTCAGGTCCGCGGAGATGACCTCGTCCCACATCTGGGAGGAGGTGCGGGCCGCCAGTGACTCCCGGTTGATGCCGGCCGAGGCCACGAGGACCTCGATGGGGCCGTGCGCCTCGGTGGCGGCGGCCAGGGCGGCGGCCAGGGCGGCGGGGTCGGTGACGTCGGCGGCCAGGGCCAGGGCGCCGTCGGGGGCCTCACCGGAGCGGGAGATGCCCGCCACCCGGTCGCCCTGTGCCAGGAACGCCTTCGTAACCGCCTCCCCGATCCCCCGGGAGGCTCCGGTCACGACGACGGAACGTGATATCGACGGCTCGGTCTCTTCGTTCATCAGCACAAGCACACAAGGTAATGCGTATCAGCACCCGCCATCAGCGATTCGTCATACGCTGATACTGATCCATCCCTGTTACTTCCTTCACAAGTGGTCTATACCTGTGCCTGTTCGGGGTCGCAGGGCGGGGCCGGTCACGGCCCTGACACCCGCCGTGTGTCAGCATGTCGGGGTGACGATGAGTGAGACCTCCCCCCGCCTTCCCGACGCCTGCGCCTCGGGCCGCGCGCCCGCGCCGCTGCGCATCGGGCCGCTGGTGGTGCCCACCCCGGTCGAGCTCGCCCCCATGGCCGGAGTCACCAACGCCTCCTTCCGCCGCCTGTGCCGGGAGATGGCTGAGGCAGCCCTGCCGGAGTCGCTGAGGCCCTCCCATCCCGGTCCGCTGCCCACGCCTGACGGCGGCCTGCTGGCCCCGGCGGGCCTGTACGTCACGGAGATGGTCACCACCCGCGCCCTGGTGGAGCGCAACGAGCGCACTCTGGCGATGGTGCGCACCGATCCGGCCGAGAGGGTGCGTTCCATCCAGCTCTACGGGGTCGATCCGGCCACGGTGGGGGCCGCGGTGCGGATCCTGGTCGAGGAGGATCTGGCCGACCACATCGACTTGAACTTCGGCTGCCCGGTCCCCAAGGTGACCCGCAAGGGCGGCGGGGCGGCACTGCCGTGGAAGCGAGACCTGCTGGCGGCGATCCTCACCGAGGCGGTGCGTGCCAGTGAGGCCGCCGTCCACGCCGTCGGGCGGGCGCGGCAGGTGCCGGTGACCATGAAGATGCGCCTGGGCATCGACGAGGAGCACGAGACCTTCCTCGACGCCGCCCGAGCCGCCGACAACGCCGGGATCGCGGCCGTGGCCCTGCACGCCCGCAGCGCGCGCCAGCACTACTCGGGCCAGGCCCGCTGGGAGGAGATCGCCCGGCTCAAGGAGGCCACCGACCTGCCGGTGCTCGGCAACGGTGACATCTGGCTGGGCGACGACGCGGTGCACATGATGGAGGACACCGGCTGCGACGGCGTCGTCGTGGGCCGCGGCTGCCAGGGACGGCCCTGGCTGTTCGCCGACATCGTGTCGGCCATGCACGGCTCGCCTGCGCGCACCCGCCCGGACCTGGACTCCGTCATCGAGGTCATCCGTCGCCACGGGCGGATGCTGGCCGAGGAGATGGGCGAGGACCGGGGGGTGCGTGACCTGCGCAAGCACGTGGGCTGGTACCTCAAGGGCTACCCGGTCGGCGGCGCGGCGCGCGCCGACCTCATGGGAATCCGGAGCCTGGACGAGCTCGACGCAGGCCTGGCGCGGATGCGCGCGCGCCTGCCCGAGGTCGTGGACTACCCCGGCGACATCGTCGAGGGCCCCCGAGGGCGGGCCGGCAGCCCCAAGACTCCCCGTCTGCCCGATGGCTGGCTGGACTCCCCCACCCTGGATGCGGCCCACCGCGAGATGCTCAGCCAAGCCGAGTCCGACGTCTCCGGCGGCTGAGACGGCGGCCCCACGGGGTCCTTGAGGCCGGTCATCGGCTGCTCGTCTACTCGTCGAGGACCGGGGTGACGCGGCACAGGGCCGCCGCGATCGCCGTGGTCGCCGGGATCGCCAGGACCAGGCCGATGGAGGAGATGAGGGTGCGCACGATCTCCTCGGCGATCTCACCCGACAGCATCGTGTCCAGCACGGCCCGGTCCATGAGGGCGGCGGCCAGGATGAGGGGCAGCGCCGTGCCGGCGTAGGCGAAGGCCAGGGTGTAGACGGTTGAGGCGATGTGGTCCCGCCCGATCCTCATCCCGCCGGTGAACAGGCGCGTGCGAGACAGCAGCGGGTTGGCGGCGTGCAGCTCCCACACCGAGGACGCCTGGGTGATGGTGACGTCGTTGAGGACACCGAGCCCGGCGATGACCATGCCGCAGGTCAGCAGCGTCTGCAGATCGATGTGCGTGCGCGAGGCCAGCAGACGGGCGGTCTCATCGACGTCGCCGGTCAGGTGGGCGGCGTCGGTCCCCCACAGGGCCAGCAGCACGGTCAGCACGATGCCGGCCACCGTTCCCAGCAGGGCGGTCGTGGTGCGGATGGACACTCCGTGGGCAACGTAGACGGCCGCCAGCATCATCGCCATCGATCCGACCAGGGTCACCGCCAGCGGGTGGGAGCCGGACAGGAGCGCCGGGATCATGAAGAAGGCGAGTACGCCGGTGGCCACCAGCAGGCCCAGGACGCTGAGGACGCCCTTGCGCCCGGCCACGGCGACGACGAGCACCAGGTAGACGACCGCCAGGGCGCCGACCGGGAGCTGGCGCTGGTAGTCGATGAAGGAGTAGGGGGAGCCGGACAGGATGGCCTGAGGCGAGTAGAGGACGACGAGCCGGTCACCGGCGTGGGCGAGCTTGCGGGGCTCACCCACCAGCTGGACCGGCATGACCAGGCCCTTGCCCTCCCCCTCGGTGATGCGGGCGCACACGTGGCCCTTGGCGAACTCCTCCGGCTTGACGCCGTTGACCTCCGTCAGGGCGCTCACCGAGCTCTGACAGCCCAACAGGTCCGTGGAGGTGATGGTGGCCTTGCCCACCGAGCCGCCCTCGGCGGTGAAGGAGCGCGAGCCGATGAGTGAGCTCTTGCCCGGCCAGAGCACGAACAGCCCGACGACGGTGGCCAGGACCAGGGCGCCGACGATGGCACCGAGCACGATCCGCACCCGGCGGATCTCCCCCGCATCCAGGTCCAGGGGCCCGGAGTGGGAGTGACTGTGGCCACTGCTGCTGTGACGGCCGTGGCCCCTGCTGTCCCGCCCCTCCTCAGCCAGCGGCTCGGGAAGGCTCTCGGTGGGGACGGACTCGTTGCTCGGGGAGGTCGAGTTGGTGCTCACCGTCCCATCATGCCCGCCCCGTGTCCCTGAGGTGAGCCAGGGACACGGGGCGGGACCCGGATGGTGGCCGGGCCGGCGAGACTTCAGTGAGGCTGCCGGCCTGCTCGGTGCGGGCGGCTCAGCAGCCGATGAGGCGCTCAGCCAGGTAGCGCTCGACACCCTCGAGCGGGATGCGCTCCTGGGCCATCGTGTCGCGCTCGCGCACGGTGACAGCCCCATCCTCGGGCGAGTCGAAGTCATAGGTCAGGCAGAAGGGCGTACCGACCTCGTCCTGGCGGCGGTAGCGACGGCCGACGGCGCCGGCGTCGTCGTACTCCACGTTCCAGGAGCGGCGCAGGCGGGCGGCCAGCTCCTTGGCCGGCCCGGTCAGCTCCTCCTTGCGGCTCAGCGGCAGGACGGCCGCCTTGACCGGGGCGATGCGCGCGTCGAGCTTGAGCACGATGCGCTTGTCCACCCCTCCCTTGGTGTTGGGGGCCTCGTCCTCGGTGTAGGCCTCCACGAGGAAGGCCATGAGCGAGCGGGTCAGGCCGGCGGAGGGCTCGATGACGTAGGGGGTCCAGCGCTCGGAGCGGGTCTGGTCGAAGTAGGACATGTCCTTGCCGGAGTGCTCGGCGTGGGTGGACAGGTCGAAGTCGGTGCGGTTGGCGATGCCCTCGAGCTCGCCCCACTCCGAGCCGGCGAAGCCGAAGCGGTACTCCAGGTCCACGGTGCGCTTGGAGTAGTGGGAGAGCTTCTCGGCGGGGTGCTCATACAGGCGCAGGTTGTCCTCGCTGATGCCCAGGTCGGTGTACCAGGCCTTGCGGTAGTCGATCCAGTACTGGTGCCACTCCTCGTCGGTGCCCGGCTCGCAGAAGAACTCCAGCTCCATCTGCTCGAACTCGCGGGTGCGGAAGATGAAGTTTCCCGGCGTGATCTCGTTGCGGAAGGACTTGCCCACCTGGCCGATGCCGAAGGGCGGCTTCTTGCGGGCAGCGCTCATGACGTTGGCGAAGTTGATGAAGATGCCCTGGGCGGTCTCGGGGCGCAGGTAGTGCAGGCCGGACTCGTCGTCGACCGGCCCGAGGTAGGTCTTGAGCAGGCCGGAGAACTCGCGCGGCTCGGTCCAGGAGCCCGGCTGGCCGGTGACCGGGTCGGGAACCATGTCGAGGGTGACATTCTCAGGGTCGAGGCCCTTGCGGGCGGCGTAGTCCTCGATGAGTTGGTCGGCGCGGTAGCGCTTGTGGGTGTGCAGGGACTCCACGAGCGGGTCGGTGAAGGCGCCGACGTGACCGGAGGCGACCCAGGTCTCACGCGGCAGGATGACGGAGGAGTCCAGCCCGACGACGTCGTCGCGCGAGCGGACCATGTACTGCCACCACTGGCGCTTGATGTTCTCCTTGAGCTCGACGCCCAGCGGCCCGTAGTCCCAGGCCGAGCGGGTTCCGCCGTAGATCTCGCCGCAGGGGAAGACGAAGCCGCGCCGCTTGGCGAGGTTGATGACGGCGTCGAGGCGTGAAGGGGTGGATGCCAACGGATGCTCCTTCAGGAGTGGTCGTGGTCCCGCCTGGTTGGTGGGGACGAGTGGTGTCAGTCTAGGCGGACAGGGGCCGAGCGTCGGTGAGGGGCCCGTCGCACCGCAGATGCGCATGCTCCACCGGGAAGGCCCTCACGACCACCGTTCAAACCGGCTCTCAGCAGCGCACACGCGGACTCGCCCGAGTTTGACGCAGGACCGGCAGAGTATGAGAATGATTCGCATGAATGTTTCACAGGCTCGTTCCCGTCGTCTCAACCGCGTCGTGGCGCTCGGAGCCACCCTGATGCTGGCTGCCGGCATGAGCGCATGCGGCGCCCTGAAGGGCGAGAGCTCATCAGACGCATCGGCACCGCACACGATCGCCCCGGGCAAGACCCTGACGGTCTCCACGTCCTTCTACCCGATCCAGTACCTGGCCGAGGCCATTGGCGGCAAGCTCGTCAAGGTCTCCACCGTGACCCCCTCCAACGTCGAGCCGCACGACTTCGAGCTCTCCGGCAAGGAGACCGCCGAGCTGGGCAAGGCCGATCTCATCGCCTACGTCCCCGGCTTCCAGCCCTCCCTGGACAAGGCCGTCAAGGAGGTCGGCTCCGGCCCCACCGTGGTGGACCTGAGCAAGCCGGCCAACCTCGTCCACCACGAGGGGGTTGAGGAGGAGCATGAGCACGAGCACGGCGAGGAGGCCTCCGACGGCGCCTCGGCCACGGCCAGTAGCGCCGCCACCGCGCAGGCCAGCGAGGCCGAGCACGACGAGCACGGCCACGATGAGCAAGCCGAGGGCGGTGAGGGGCACGATGGCGACCTCGACCCGCACTTCTGGCTCGACCCGGACCGCATGATCAAGGTGGCCGAGGCCCTTGAGGCCTCCTTCGCCAAGATCGACCCGGCCAACGCCAACGACTACAAGGCGGGCCTGGACAAGCTCAAGACGGCGCTGACCGGAGTGGACAACCAGTACAAGCAGGGCTTTACCAGCTGCCAGCACAAGACCTTCATCACCTCCCACGCCGCCTTCGGCTACATGGCCGAGCGCTACGGCCTGACCCAGGCCTCCATCTCCGGCATCGACCCGGAGACCGAGCCCAGCCCCGCCGAGATGGCCAACATCAAGTCGGTGGTCGAGAAGACGGGGGTCAAGACGATCTTCACTGAGGAACTGGTCTCCGACGCCCCCGCCAAGGCGATCGCCGCGGAGACCGGGGCGGAGACAAGCGTCCTCAGCCCCCTGGAGTCCAAGCCCGAGCAAGGCGACTACACCGACGCCATGACCGCCAACCTGGAGCGGCTCAAGTCCGCCATGGTGTGCAAGTAGCCTCAGGGCCCGGCCACCGAGCCCGGGTTCCCGAGCAGATGACGCCCCCTCAGATTGGCATGATCGCAACCGTATGACCTCATCATCTCCACCTTCACCAGCGTCTGTGACGACGCCGTCCGGTTCCCCCCGGGCGGCGTCGTCCGCGCTCGCCATTAAGGTCCGTGAGCTCAGCGTCGTCCTGGGCTCCTCCCTCATCCTGGACGACGTGAGCCTGGCCGTGGGCGGCGGCGAGTCCGTAGCGATCCTGGGCGCCAACGGCTCGGGCAAGTCCACCCTCGTCAAGGCCGTTCTGGGCCTGGTGCCCCTGTCCGGCGGCAGCATCGAGCTCCTGGGCACCCCCACCTCGCGCCGGCACAGGGTCCCCTGGGAGCGGGTCGGATACGTCCCCCAGCGGATCGGCGCCGGCTCCGGCGTCCCGGCCACCGCCCTGGAGGTGGTGCGCTCCGGGCTCCTGGGCCCGCGCCGGCCTTGGGCCGATCGGGGCCGGGCCGCCAAACGCAAGGCCATGGCCGCCTTGGACGCCGTGGGGCTGGCACACCGGGCCGCGGACCACGTCCAGGTCTTCTCCGGCGGGCAGGCCCAGCGGGTCCTCATCGCCCGGGCCCTGGTCCGCTCCCCCGAGCTGCTCATCCTCGATGAGCCTCTGGCCGGCATCGACCGCGCCAGCCGCGAGTCCCTGGCCGAGATTCTTCAGGGGCTGCGCGCGCAGGGGCTGACCCTGGTGACGGTTCTGCACGAAATGGGTGAGCTCGCCGACGTCGTCCAGCGGGCGATCCTCCTGCAGGACGGCCGGCTCGTCGCCGACGGCCCGGCCGGCGAGGTCGCTCATCTGCGCGACAGCGGGACCGGCGCGCCCCAAGGCGACCCGCACCGTGCCCACGCCGACTACGGCGCCGACGGCGACCACCACCCGGACGCCAGCGGCCCTCCGGCCCACCACGCCCCCGTCCTCGACCATCGGCTGCCTGACACGCGCCCTCATTCCGGTAGGAGCACCCGCCCATGATCGAGTTCGTCTCCGACATGCTTGCCAGTCCCCTCATCCAGCGGGCCTTCATCGTGGCGGTCCTGGTGGGGCTGGCCGCCCCGGTGGTGGGCACCTACCTGGTTCAGCGGGGTCTGGCGCTGCTGGGCGACGGGATCGGGCACATCGCCCTGACCGGCATCGCCCTGGGCTGGCTGGCCGGGGCCGCCGCCAACGTCACTCCTCACGACGCCTGGGCCGTGCCCGGGGCGATCCTCATCAGCGTGCTGGGAGCCGTGATGATCGAGGTCATCCGTGCCAACGGCCGAACTCGGGGAGACGTGGCCCTGGCGATCCTGTTCTACGGGGGCATCGCCGGGGGCGTCATCCTCATTCGTGTCGCCGGCGGGACGACGACGAATCTCAACTCCTACCTGTTCGGCTCGATCTCCACGGTCTCGGTCTCCGACGCCTGGTTCACCATCGCCCTGGCCACCCTGGTGCTCCTGGTGGGGCTGGGGCTGCGCGGCCCACTGTTCGCACTGTGCCACGACGAGGAGTTCGCCCACGCCTGCGGCCTGCCCACCGGCGCCCTCAACGTGCTGGTGGCGGTGGTGGCGGCACTGACGGTCTCGGTGTCCATGCGGGTGGTGGGGGCGCTGCTGGTCTCGGCGGTCATGATCGTGCCGGTGGCCATCGCCCAGCTCGTGTCGCACTCCTTCGCCCGCACCATGTACCTGGCGATGGGGCTGGGCGTGGTGGCCTGTGTGTCAGGTCTGACGATCACCTACCTGGTGGCGGCCTCTCCCGGCGCCATGATCGTGGTACTCCTAGTGGGGGGCTACGCCGTCGTCGCCCTCCTGTCCGGACTGCTGCAGCTCGTCAGCCGCTCGCGACGGCACCACATCACCTCAGGAGGCAGATCATGAGCGCAAGCAGCACGGCGCAGCGTCCCCGCGCCACGCGCCAGCGCGCCGCCGTCGCCGACATCCTCGCCCGCACTGACGAGTTCCGCTCAGCCCAGCAGATCCATGCCGCCCTGGAGGCCGAGGGCACCAAGGTGGGACTGGCCACCGTCTACCGCAACCTGCAGACGCTGGCGGAGTCCGGCGCGGTGGACCAGGTGCGCAGCGCCGAGGGCGAGGTCCTCTACCGGGCCTGTGAGGAGCAGGAGCACCACCACCACATCGTGTGCCGCCGCTGCGGCTACACCGTGGAGGTGTCCGGCGGCGAGCTGGAGGAGTGGATTCAGCGGGTCTCGACCCAGCAGGGCTTCACCCAGATGGAGCACACGGCGGAGTTCTTCGGTTTGTGCGCCACCTGCTCGGCCCAGGACGCCTCACAGGACTGAGCAGGTCTGACTGACCCGGTGTCCGAGCCGGGTTGTGCCGGGCGGCTGGCTACTGCCCGTCGTGGTGCGGTGACTCGTCAGCCTCGTCGTCCTCCGGGTCCTCGGCGCCGGTGGGTTGCTCGTGCAGCACCTTGTCCACGGCCCCGCCGTAGCGGCGCTCGCGCCCGGCGTAGGCCTCGCAGGCCTTCCACAGCTCGGTGCGGTTGAAGTCGGGCCAGGCCAGGGGCGAGAAGTAGAGCTCGGCGTAGGAGGAGGACCACATGAGGAAGTTGGAGGTGCGCTGCTCGTCGCCGGTGCGGATGAACAGGTCCACGTCCCGCATGGTGGGTGAGTAGAGGTAACGCTGGATGGTCTTCTCGTTGATGGAGGAGGCCTTGAGGCGGCCGGCGGCGACGTCCTCGGCGATGGCTCGGGTGGCGTCGGCGATCTCGGCCCGCCCGCCGTAGTTGATGCACAGGTTGAGGGTGAGGCCCGTGTTGTGCGCGGTGACGCGCTCGGCCTCACGCAGCTCATGCAGGACGGACTTCCACAGGCGCGGAGTGCGTCCGATCCAGCGCAACCTGACGTTCCAGGAGTTGAGGACATCGCGCTGGACGCGCAGGACCTTGCGGGCGAAGCCCATGATGAAACGGACCTCGCCCGGTGAGCGCCGCCAGTTCTCGGTGGAGAAGGCGTAGACGCTCAGCTCTTTGACGCCGATCTCGATAGCGCCGGCGGCGACGTCGAGCATATTGGCCTCCCCCACCCGGTGGCCCTCGGTGCGGGGCAGGCCGCGGGCGTTGGCCCAGCGCCCGTTGCCGTCCATGACGACGGCGACATGCTGGGGCAGGGCGGCGGCCGGCAGCACGGGTGGGGTCAGGCCGGGTCGGTGCAGGGGCGGGGCGGCCTCGACCGTCATGTCTCTGGCGACGTCTGTCATGGTTATGCCCTTTCCACCAGTGCGAGGGAGCGCAGGCGCCGCTCCAGGTACCAGGTCGTGTAGGCCGAGACGAGCCCGGAGGCCTGCGAGCGCTCGCGCTGGCCGGAGGCG
This region of Actinomyces oris genomic DNA includes:
- the uppS gene encoding polyprenyl diphosphate synthase; translated protein: MTDVARDMTVEAAPPLHRPGLTPPVLPAAALPQHVAVVMDGNGRWANARGLPRTEGHRVGEANMLDVAAGAIEIGVKELSVYAFSTENWRRSPGEVRFIMGFARKVLRVQRDVLNSWNVRLRWIGRTPRLWKSVLHELREAERVTAHNTGLTLNLCINYGGRAEIADATRAIAEDVAAGRLKASSINEKTIQRYLYSPTMRDVDLFIRTGDEQRTSNFLMWSSSYAELYFSPLAWPDFNRTELWKACEAYAGRERRYGGAVDKVLHEQPTGAEDPEDDEADESPHHDGQ